Proteins encoded in a region of the Photobacterium angustum genome:
- the ycfP gene encoding alpha/beta hydrolase YcfP, producing MIIYLHGFDSTSPGNHEKVLQLQFIDSDIRFVNYSTLHPKHDMQHLLKEVHKLVDENKDTTPLICGVGLGGYWAERIGFLCGIKQVIFNPNLHPEKNMEGRIDRPEEYTDIMTKCVEDFRKKNAGNCLCILSTNDEVLDNQATKDELDQFYDIVWDENETHKFKKISQHLQKIKAFKAQ from the coding sequence ATGATTATTTATCTACATGGCTTTGATTCAACAAGCCCTGGTAATCATGAAAAGGTATTACAGTTACAGTTTATCGATTCTGATATCCGCTTTGTAAATTACAGTACCCTGCATCCAAAGCATGATATGCAGCATTTACTAAAAGAAGTTCATAAGTTAGTAGACGAGAATAAAGATACAACGCCACTGATCTGTGGGGTTGGGTTAGGGGGCTATTGGGCCGAAAGAATTGGTTTCTTATGTGGTATTAAACAAGTCATTTTTAACCCAAACCTTCATCCGGAAAAAAATATGGAAGGACGCATTGATCGTCCAGAAGAATATACTGACATTATGACGAAATGCGTTGAAGATTTTCGTAAAAAAAATGCAGGTAATTGTCTTTGCATACTTTCAACTAATGACGAAGTATTAGATAATCAAGCTACAAAAGATGAGCTAGATCAATTTTATGATATAGTGTGGGACGAAAATGAAACACATAAGTTTAAAAAGATCTCGCAACATCTACAAAAAATAAAAGCGTTTAAAGCGCAATAA